From Leishmania braziliensis MHOM/BR/75/M2904 complete genome, chromosome 35:
CGCGTATCCGAAGGGACGAGGAGAGTCAAGAAACCCCCGTTAGACGCGTGGCCCGATTCAACTGCAGGACGGTTCGTCCCACACGACGAGGATTTCGTTGTGGCACAACAACAACTCGTGTGAGGTGCGGTGGTGTGTCGAATTTACCGACTTGCTTCTGCCGGAAGGAAACGCTGAACGTAAAGacccttttcccttcccccctggATGACACCTCCGTGTGGTGGCCTCGCAGggtccaccacctccactcGGTGGAGGAGCCAAGCAgagagcccccccccttctatCTCCGCCCATGCCGAGCCACTTGTCGCTCCTGATGTCGGTGGtcaggtcctggatggcgttgcgttggagcggcctgcgacagcgaacacgcttgtgccatccACAGAATGGGGCAAAGTGCCAGCGTGGCTTGAACGCATCTCACCCTGGGCCTCGCTGCTCACTGGGGTGGGGCGCCTGAGCCACCGCGAGGCAGACGCACCACATGGCGACCGGCATGGTAGGAGCGCCTGTGAGacgacctgcggagcgggggtgggcagagtgtgAGGCAGGGGGTCGTGCCGAGATGACCGAGCCGACGCATTGCTGCGACGCGTGTggccacggctgcttcgcaccgcgcgatggGGCCTGTGAGAGGCTGCTGTGTAGAGTGGCGTTCCACTCATGCTGTATGACAGGGAATGGGCACGTAGGAAAAGGGACAAGACACCATATACCACTTCACTCTCGTCTCGTTCAttccgctttctctcttctaaGCCTCCCTTGCGCCGCGCAAAACAGCCCATCAccacaaccaccaccacctctcattctctctcgccgTCCCGTGTCAACCGTTGCTCGCGTTTTTCTCAACGTGCGCAATGCGGCCCGCACTCGTGTGGGGCCAACCGCAGTGGCCGTGGACAGTGGCTCTCTCTGCGAGCAAGCGAGAATTCGGCGCGGGGCTCATATCTGCGTCTCCAGGGCTGCGCCGCTCCCGCATTGAGGCCCGATGGAGCAGGGCAGCAACGGAGCAGCATCGGACATCGCGGCGCCCCTCGACGACGAAGCGCTTCACCACCACATATGATATCAGTGCTGCTGTAATGCGCGGCGCTTCAGcttcgtcatcgtcgtcgttgcaggcagcggcgccagtcGCACTCCCCCCGCTACGCTGCCCTGGTGGACCGCGTGTCACGGCGGAGGGCATCAAACAGCTATACAAAGTACCACACGCCGGCTTCCTTGCCAAGTACGACCAACGCTTCATGTTAAACCTCAAACTCACTCATCAGCTCGTCAGCTATCTTAGCCGCACAACACTCACGACGCCAGACAAGGTGCTGGTGGAGCTGGGCCCCGGCGTCGGGACTCTCACACGGAGTCTGCTGACGCGGCCTTGCGTCGGTGTCCTCGGGGTCGAGGTGGACGAGCGCTTCAATCCACACCTGGAACAGATCCGCAACTACACAAATCAAAAGTTTCAATGGGTGACGGCTGACGTGCTCAAGGTGGAcgagctggagctgctgagATCGGCCTTTCCGCATTTTGTGAAGGCCAACATGAGACGTCCACCGAGTCCCGGACACGAGACTTCGGAGGCCAACGCGGCAGCCGGCGCCGACGCGGGCAGTGGATCTCAGAGAGCAGGCTTCACTGGCGACGCCGGTGAGCACGACACAGAGGGCTACGAGGGTGCACCGTTGCGCTCGGCTCAGCGTGAACGGCTActgcgtcagcgccgcgCGCGGAAGCCCCACCTACGCAGCTGCGCTACCAACcgcagaggtgctggaggagccGCAGACACGGGAACAGCGACGTCGCCTAACCCCGCCTTCGATGTCACGAACCACTGGTGGTCCAACGGGAATGCGAAGGTCGAGGTGATTGCAAACCTCCCCTTCGCTATCATCACCGAGCTGCTGATGCGCTACGCGGTGGACTGCGCGCAGCATCGCGGGCTCTTCGCCTTCGGCCGTGTGCCGGTACACATCTTCGCCCAGCGTGAGGTGGCCGAGCGCATTCTTGCCCCGGCTGGGTCGGTGGAGTTCAGTCGCCTGTCTGTTCTCTGCCAGTGCTTCTTTCATGTCCGCCTCAAGCAGACCTTTGTGGACCAAACCTACTACCCTCgcacagaggtggagggcgcAATGCTGACGCTGGAGCCGCGCTCTGTGCCGCTCGCACACGATCTCGACGCGTCCACCCTCATTCATTTCACCAACCTACTGATGAAACCGGGGCTGCGTGCCGCCACTGTGCACAAGTCGCTCTCCCGGTTTGCACCTGCTGAGCTAGTGCAGTAcatgctgcaggagctgcggaTGGACGGCGCGATGACGGTGCTGGACTTATCTGTGGTTGAGGTCACCCGTTTGGCTTCCCTGTGGCAGCAGTTTGTGACCATGTCGCAACAGCAACCACAGCAGGGGGATGACGGCACGGAGGCAGATGCTGGTACCGCAGCGCCGGATATCCCAATGGCGCCGTGTAGTAGCCCTCTTTGAGCCGTTCTGATCTACGCCTCATCAGCCCTGGGTAGCCGAAAAAGAAACTGCCACGGAGGGAGGGTATATGTCGCTATTGAGCTCGTTTATATCGGTCAGTGCGCGCCGGTGACTCTCTCCCTTTTACCCCATCTCCTGTATCGGTTCCGGAGAGCAGTTCGGACTCTCGCGGGGGTTAAACTTTGAGATTGGACCACTTTCCTTGCGCTTTTCGGTCTAGTTTTGCCGTCTTCGTTTCGGAGATGAAGAGGCGGGCTCTTAACTGTCGACCTTCCTCGACGAACGGCGCCTATGCCCGTGGAGGCATTGACCTGCTTGCGATGTGGATCAGTGGCCAAAAAACACACGCGTGAGAGGCATTTATGTCATGGGACTAGTGCATATACATCAATATTCCGGTAAGGCACGTGTTTTCCTAACCTCTGGATCAGGGGATGCCCTCCCTCTTAGGACGGGACCGGATAGGTTGAAGGAGGTGATGGAGTTTCCTCATCCATCTCGTAAGTGGCCACGTACATGTTAGACGGGTAGAGTATCTTGTATGGGATGCAGTTTCGTATCCGTGGACCGAATAGAGCGGTTGCGCGCAGCTTCCGTCCCCACTTTCACCCGCGTCGACTCCTGTTTCTCGGAACAGGGGTGGCAGGAGGACTTATCTGGCCTAGCGTCCCAACATTCCATCGCATATCACGCTTTCGACGCCTGGTGTAGAACGTTAATACCATCTCGCATGCTCTGAGGTCCTTCAACTTCCCCTCCTCGAACACGGCGGCACTCAAGCTCTTCTGGCGCATACTTGATGTAGCTGAACTGCATTTCTCCTATCGTACATGGAAGAGGCTAGGCAAGTAtctgtgcctctgtgcgtgcgtgcgtgtgtgtgtgtgtgtagctcTTCACAGATAACAATGCGAAACCGATAGCCCGAGAGAAGGCAGCGATCACGCGGCATGCAGGTTGCTACCCACACAACCACGTTGCTGCCGGAATGGCACCGCATCCGCGACACGCGTTGAAGGGGGCGCATCGATTGTGTGGATAAGGATTTTATCATGTCGATCGAGTCGATACTAATGGGGCCCGCACATACCCCTTtgtgggtgggcgggtgtgggtgtaggTGTACAAGTCTGTGGCGTAGCTCCTGCTTATCATGGTCTATGCTAAGCAACACCTTAGTCGCTTAGATCTGCACCACCGTGAACTGGCTCAGACTCCCCACGGTGTTTACACTGCATCGGTGACAGCACATGACAACCACACCCCTGTGCGGTTGCAGGACATGATCGATACAcaacgccagcagcagctcccacgcggcggcagtggttcTTGTCGAAGCAACTTCTCGCGGCAGCGCAACAGCGGTAGTGGCGGCCCTGCTTTGGATGCGCATGACGGCTCTGCGACAGAGCTCCGTGAAGGTCGGCCACTTCCCGCTGAAGGCAGCCGCCGCACTGCTGGTCAGGCGCAGCGCGCAAACAGCGACAGTCCTTCTATTGGGTGATTTCTCCTCGTTACCCGCTCCAgtcctcgtcgccgcctTCACCGCGCGTCTGCACAACATCATTGAGACACATCAGCGAATCGAGCTGTTGATGCGGAAGCAGCAGAACGATGAGGAAGAAGTGATTCACGCGATTGCAAATCGTAACGAGCAGTCGCTCACACTCGCGGCAGTTACCGCACCCCGGCACCACTTTCCCCAACTCGATTCTCTCACCTTGGCAGCTTCAAGAGAAGGACGCGGGGGATCGTCCGTTGTATTAGCAAATCCTCATCGAGCGCGCCGCAACCTTTGCCGCACTGAGACGGTTTaaagagaaaggcagcaTCGTTGTTCACGCGCTCTGCGCTGTAAAGACCCGTTAGGTGCAAACGCTGGAGCCCGTCGCCACCGTGGAGGCCTCGAAGAAGGCGAACAAAAGTAACTCAAGGGCATGCCTTGGCTACGGGAGTGGTCCCGCTGGTGGTGGCCTTGGCAGTGGCACAGGTGCAACAGTGACGGACGGGAgcgccacacacgcgccagaCACCATCGCTGAACTGCAAGAGGAGGTCATCACGCAGCGGCATGTCATTGAGCAGAAGGACCAACGCATGCGAAACACGAGCCACATGCTCTTGGCGGTACGCCGGCAGCCTCCACCGCTTCCTTCactctcctcactctcccccccccccccccagcggcgcggcgtccACAACCAGCAGCCCTCGCCAAGCAACAGCTGAGGGAGACGGCGCTTCTATGGTCGCCGCCCAAGATGCCGTGACGACGACTGAGCGACTAACGGTGCGCTACGCAAGCAACGGCGATGTCGCCACCGTCTCGGTGCAGTGCCTCCATCTGGAGGAGGTCCACGGCGACACCTCTTGAGGAGACGGCACGCAAATGTAGCACTGCTGGAAGAGAGCGTCTGCAGCAAGTGCCGAAAACGCGGGGAGTGATGTACAACAGAGACCAGCAACCGCAGCGTCACGAGCGCCTCAGCCTTTGAAATGGAATTGCATACgttgctggaggagggcgggaatggcggtggtgtcgcGGTGGCTGAAGGCGATCCATTACGGGGAAGAAGGATCAGCATACCAAGTTGCCGACCTCGTCACGCTCGTCCTTGTCGATTGTCGCTCGCACGCTTTTCACATTTGTGAGCGTCGGAGATGCAGCCACCTCAGgccgtcatcgccgccgccgcctcgagcgcagcagaggatagaaaagagagggaggaaggtgcgaagaagggcggcagcagaaccGAGCCAACAGCGCCGAAGGGCATGGCGGTGGCCGCCAATGACAAGTCGAAGAAAGTGTCAGGTGGGTCAACGCCACAACTGTCCAGCGAGCCGACCGCAACGGCAGATGTACAGGAATGGTTTCTCGGTATTCCAGCTGCGGACGCCTCCAGCGTTGGTGCCTCGACGCGCCGCTCGTTCAATTCCCGCTCGTCCAGCGCGAGTCGGCGTCTTGTATGCCTTCGACCTGCAAAAGTTATGGATGTCACGATTCGCAGCCTGGACAGTCCCAGCAATAATGCGGATGACGACAGCGAGGACGAGGGGCATATCACAGTGGGGAGGAGCACCTCAAACGTGCGGGGTCGTATGGCTGTCATCACGACTGAGACCCCAGCGGCGATTTTCCCGTCCCCCTCACTGTTGTCAGACACTACCACCTCAGCAGGGCGTTCAGACGTACAGTAGCAGTGCTTCACCCAGCATCTGAAGGAGCTGGACAAAATCGAGGCAGAGATGTTGGTACCGTAGTGGTATTCCATTTTTGAAAGGAACGAAATGCAGTCAACTGTACTCACGCATGCACACTAACAaagcctctccccctctttccagCTCGAATCCACGTTGGCGTGCCTGCACACACATGACAAGTGACCTCTTTGGGTGTGCTTTATTTTGAGAAGCTACTCTCGGGCCTTGGAGAAGGCGAACCTgatgtgctgcagcgacggtgaTCAGCCTGTGCGCGAGGGGGCGTGTATGTGGAGTCTGCGTGCACAGGTGCGCCTTGGCCTGGCTATTCTTTTTGCCCTCCCTGCGAGGATCTGTTTCTTCGCTCTGCATCTGTGAAAACGTGTGTGTCTCCTCGTACTCAGATCTTCGTGGGGATCTAGACGCAGCCATCTCGTGGAGCAGGGCGCAGGTGCGTGCAAAGAAATACAACGG
This genomic window contains:
- a CDS encoding putative rRNA dimethyltransferase, which translates into the protein MRGASASSSSSLQAAAPVALPPLRCPGGPRVTAEGIKQLYKVPHAGFLAKYDQRFMLNLKLTHQLVSYLSRTTLTTPDKVLVELGPGVGTLTRSLLTRPCVGVLGVEVDERFNPHLEQIRNYTNQKFQWVTADVLKVDELELLRSAFPHFVKANMRRPPSPGHETSEANAAAGADAGSGSQRAGFTGDAGEHDTEGYEGAPLRSAQRERLLRQRRARKPHLRSCATNRRGAGGAADTGTATSPNPAFDVTNHWWSNGNAKVEVIANLPFAIITELLMRYAVDCAQHRGLFAFGRVPVHIFAQREVAERILAPAGSVEFSRLSVLCQCFFHVRLKQTFVDQTYYPRTEVEGAMLTLEPRSVPLAHDLDASTLIHFTNLLMKPGLRAATVHKSLSRFAPAELVQYMLQELRMDGAMTVLDLSVVEVTRLASLWQQFVTMSQQQPQQGDDGTEADAGTAAPDIPMAPCSSPL